Proteins co-encoded in one Spirosoma endbachense genomic window:
- a CDS encoding OmpA family protein — protein sequence MANLVADTQVSGYSVNRWITNKGKWTMARIARYTILILHCSLVIIHCSIGQDKKAQELYAQSIKLFGERKANEAIPFMEQAVKQDPNFMDAYLKLGQLYEFARRYEPAIAAYRNAIRLQPDSPASGTAYQSLSNTLLRLGRYAEALPYLEKFQTMSPPQSAQGQRVSRQIESARFAQEAIQHPQPVDPKPLSSVLQTTPSQYFPVLTADEQTLVFTALKPEGDEDLMTATFNGETWSPPTSISSGINTPDNEGTASLSADGRMIVFTACQGRKGFGSCDLYLSRKTGDDWSAPENLGATVNTRFYESQPSLSADGRRLYFVSDRPGGKGRRDIWRSDLDTEGNWQEPVNIGVPVNTPFNEASPFIHANGQSLFFASEGHVGLGGYDLFVSDSSTTGWTVPTNLGYPINTSEDQASLFVAANGKRAYYSFEEQKDGVSQKSRLYAFELPEALRERVKPVNYLKGVVADAKTKKPLAATVELIDLKTNQIVSRVHADAQTGQYTAVMPSGGEYALYVSVPGYLFKSLSFDFTQKPKADREASTGMSLNVPLEPAVAGETAKETLNNLFFESGRYDLAEKSRTELDRLSAFMKASPTVKIEIAGHTDDKGEAASNLTLSQKRAQSVVAYLTTAGIDPSRIKAVGYGKTRPVAPNTTDENRRLNRRIEWRVL from the coding sequence ATGGCAAATCTCGTTGCAGACACACAAGTATCTGGATATTCCGTAAATCGCTGGATAACCAATAAAGGGAAGTGGACAATGGCTCGTATAGCCCGTTATACTATCCTGATCCTTCATTGCTCATTGGTCATTATCCATTGTTCTATAGGACAGGATAAAAAGGCTCAGGAGCTTTACGCCCAGTCAATTAAGCTGTTTGGCGAGCGAAAAGCGAACGAGGCCATTCCATTTATGGAACAGGCCGTCAAGCAGGACCCCAATTTCATGGATGCTTACCTGAAGCTGGGGCAGCTTTATGAATTTGCCCGGCGTTATGAACCCGCTATAGCGGCATACCGGAACGCGATTCGACTTCAACCCGACAGTCCGGCGTCCGGAACGGCTTATCAGTCGCTGAGCAATACGCTGCTCCGGCTGGGGCGTTATGCCGAAGCGTTACCTTATCTGGAGAAATTTCAGACGATGTCTCCTCCTCAGTCGGCTCAGGGACAGCGCGTTAGTCGACAGATTGAATCGGCCCGATTTGCCCAGGAGGCCATTCAGCACCCACAGCCGGTCGATCCCAAGCCGCTGTCGTCGGTCCTGCAGACAACACCTTCGCAATATTTTCCTGTGCTGACGGCTGATGAACAAACACTCGTCTTTACGGCGCTGAAACCCGAAGGTGATGAAGATTTAATGACGGCAACCTTTAATGGAGAAACGTGGTCGCCCCCAACGTCAATTTCGTCCGGGATCAATACGCCCGATAATGAAGGCACGGCCAGTCTCTCCGCCGATGGTCGGATGATCGTTTTCACGGCCTGTCAGGGGCGAAAAGGTTTCGGTAGTTGTGATCTGTATCTGAGTCGTAAAACCGGGGATGACTGGTCGGCTCCCGAAAATCTTGGCGCTACGGTCAATACCCGTTTTTATGAATCACAGCCTTCGTTATCGGCCGATGGGCGCCGGCTTTATTTCGTTTCTGATCGACCAGGCGGCAAAGGACGACGCGATATCTGGCGCAGTGATCTCGATACCGAAGGAAACTGGCAGGAACCGGTCAATATTGGCGTACCTGTCAACACGCCTTTCAATGAAGCCTCGCCCTTTATTCATGCGAATGGTCAAAGCCTTTTCTTTGCGTCAGAAGGTCATGTTGGTTTGGGCGGTTATGACCTGTTTGTGTCCGACAGCTCCACAACAGGCTGGACGGTACCAACAAATCTAGGCTATCCGATCAACACATCCGAAGATCAGGCATCCCTGTTCGTAGCGGCCAATGGAAAGCGGGCCTATTACTCGTTTGAGGAACAAAAAGACGGCGTATCTCAGAAATCCCGTTTGTATGCCTTTGAACTTCCAGAGGCTTTACGGGAGCGTGTAAAACCCGTTAATTACCTAAAGGGTGTGGTGGCTGATGCAAAAACAAAAAAGCCATTGGCCGCTACGGTCGAATTAATTGATTTAAAGACCAATCAGATTGTTTCGCGCGTTCACGCCGACGCTCAGACCGGCCAATACACGGCCGTTATGCCCAGCGGAGGAGAATACGCGCTGTACGTGAGTGTTCCGGGCTATCTGTTCAAGAGCCTTTCCTTCGACTTCACTCAGAAGCCCAAAGCTGATCGGGAGGCCAGTACAGGAATGTCGCTGAACGTTCCACTGGAACCGGCCGTAGCCGGAGAGACAGCCAAGGAAACACTGAATAATCTTTTTTTTGAATCGGGCCGGTATGACCTCGCCGAGAAGTCGCGCACAGAGCTCGACCGGTTATCGGCATTCATGAAAGCAAGTCCAACGGTTAAAATCGAAATCGCCGGACATACGGATGACAAGGGAGAAGCAGCCTCTAACCTGACGCTTTCACAAAAGCGGGCGCAGTCGGTTGTGGCTTATCTGACCACAGCCGGTATTGATCCCAGTCGTATTAAAGCGGTTGGTTATGGCAAAACCCGCCCCGTAGCGCCGAATACTACCGACGAAAACCGACGACTGAATCGGCGGATCGAGTGGCGGGTGCTTTGA
- the trxB gene encoding thioredoxin-disulfide reductase, with product MTSEHVKCLIIGSGPAGYTAAIYASRANMKPVMYQGPQPGGQLTITNEVDNFPGYPDGVQGPQMMQDLENQARRFGTDVRYGMVTSVDFSGHPHRAIVDDKHEITADSVIISTGASAKWLGLPSEMRLNGRGVSACAVCDGFFFRGQDVAIIGAGDTAAEEASYLANLCRKVYMLVRRDEMRASKFMQQRVNTAPNIEILFNTETIEVLGDDEVSGVRVKNTVTGEESVLDVTGFFVAIGHKPNTDIFREYLEMDESGYILTEKGSTRTNIPGVFACGDAQDNVYRQAITAAGTGCMAALDAERYLVTVEMQEQQLVH from the coding sequence ATGACTTCCGAACACGTAAAGTGCCTGATCATCGGCTCCGGCCCGGCTGGCTATACAGCTGCTATATACGCATCGCGGGCTAATATGAAACCCGTTATGTATCAGGGACCACAGCCTGGTGGCCAATTGACCATTACCAACGAGGTTGATAATTTTCCTGGCTATCCTGACGGTGTTCAGGGGCCACAAATGATGCAGGATTTAGAGAACCAGGCCCGCCGATTTGGTACGGATGTTCGCTATGGTATGGTGACCAGCGTCGATTTTTCCGGGCATCCGCACCGAGCGATCGTTGACGATAAACACGAAATAACCGCAGATTCAGTTATTATTTCGACGGGCGCATCGGCCAAATGGCTGGGCTTGCCGTCAGAAATGCGCCTGAATGGCCGGGGCGTTTCTGCCTGTGCTGTTTGCGACGGATTTTTCTTCCGTGGGCAGGATGTGGCCATAATCGGTGCGGGCGATACGGCGGCCGAAGAAGCCAGCTACCTGGCTAACCTCTGCCGTAAAGTATATATGCTCGTTCGACGCGACGAAATGCGGGCGTCGAAGTTCATGCAGCAACGCGTTAATACCGCGCCAAACATCGAAATTCTGTTCAACACCGAAACTATAGAAGTGCTTGGCGACGACGAAGTGTCGGGCGTTCGGGTGAAGAATACTGTAACGGGCGAAGAAAGCGTTTTAGACGTGACCGGCTTTTTCGTAGCCATCGGTCACAAACCAAATACTGACATTTTTCGGGAGTACCTTGAGATGGATGAGAGTGGTTATATCCTGACAGAAAAAGGGAGTACCCGAACCAATATACCTGGTGTCTTTGCCTGCGGAGATGCCCAGGATAACGTCTATCGTCAGGCCATTACGGCAGCCGGAACGGGTTGCATGGCCGCACTCGACGCTGAACGTTATCTGGTCACAGTAGAAATGCAGGAACAACAACTT